The following are from one region of the Salmo trutta chromosome 20, fSalTru1.1, whole genome shotgun sequence genome:
- the LOC115155319 gene encoding oligodendrocyte transcription factor 1-like, which produces MHVLPNPMTRAHQEQPLPLCSQGAHLQDFSSRCPLGLGAGHGGRLRAMGGPQGPQRPGKPPRELSPEEQQDLRRKINSRERKRMQDLNVAMDALREVMVPYASSSPSSSSSSQGPHSHQQQPGAPPGRRLSKISTLVLARNYILLLGSSLQEMRRLLGEVSVGVGVGVGVNTGSVPRLLLAGGWPLLTGPSQLLLSPESLLTSASSSKCPLLPPGHLEGPMAPVQWGSAGVPGGPLCPCGVCRLPRFSHPSPGPRFPK; this is translated from the coding sequence ATGCATGTTCTACCTAACCCCATGACCAGGGCCCATCAGGAgcagcctctccctctctgctcccagGGGGCCCACCTCCAGGACTTCTCCTCCAGGTGTCCTCTAGGGCTTGGTGCTGGTCATGGGGGCAGGCTTAGGGCCATGGGTGGGCCTCAGGGGCCCCAGAGACCAGGCAAGCCACCGCGGGAGCTGAGCCCTGAGGAGCAGCAGGATCTAAGGAGGAAGATCAACAGccgggagaggaagaggatgcaGGACCTGAACGTCGCCATGGACGCTCTGAGGGAGGTGATGGTGCCTTacgcctcctcctctccttcctcctcgtcctcctcccaGGGGCCACACTCCCACCAGCAGCAGCCAGGGGCCCCACCTGGACGCAGGCTCTCCAAGATCTCCACCTTGGTCCTGGCCCGTAACTACATCCTCCTCCTGGGCTCGTCTCTGCAGGAGATGCGCCGGCTCCTGGGGGAGGTGAGTGTTGGGGTGGGGGTCGGTGTGGGGGTGAACACGGGGTCTGTCCCCAGGCTGCTCCTGGCCGGGGGATGGCCCCTCCTCACCGGCCCCAGTCAGCTTCTCCTCTCCCCAGAATCTCTCCTGACCTCGGCCTCCTCTTCAAAGTGTCCTCTGTTGCCTCCTGGCCACTTGGAGGGCCCCATGGCCCCGGTGCAGTGGGGCTCAGCTGGGGTTCCTGGTGGTCCACTCTGTCCCTGTGGGGTGTGCAGGCTGCCCAGGTTCAGCCACCCCAGCCCTGGACCCAGGTTCCCCAAGTGA